In Cyanobacteria bacterium GSL.Bin1, a single window of DNA contains:
- the gloB gene encoding hydroxyacylglutathione hydrolase, whose amino-acid sequence MEVKRLPALSDNYIFVLYDPEQNIAATVDPAEAKPVLQCLKELNADLVAIFNTHHHFDHVGGNRELKKRYPQAVVYGSAKDEGRIPHQEVFLQEGDTVTFGGRSGKVFFVPGHTSGHIAYYFPPSDGEAVGELFAGDTMFVGGCGRLFEGTPSQMVDSLGKLKTLPDQTRLWCAHEYTLKNYQFAISVEPNNPVVQSRYQEVQKARREGKATVPSLLAQEKETNPFLRWDDQNLQTIAQSQDPVKTFGRLRGMKDRF is encoded by the coding sequence ATGGAAGTAAAACGTTTACCGGCGCTATCGGACAACTATATTTTTGTCCTTTATGATCCAGAGCAAAACATTGCAGCCACGGTTGATCCCGCAGAAGCAAAACCGGTTTTGCAATGCCTAAAAGAACTCAATGCCGACTTAGTGGCTATTTTTAATACCCATCACCACTTTGATCATGTCGGTGGCAATCGGGAACTGAAAAAGCGCTATCCGCAAGCCGTGGTTTATGGCAGTGCCAAAGATGAAGGACGGATTCCCCATCAAGAAGTTTTTTTGCAGGAAGGAGATACGGTAACGTTTGGCGGACGTTCGGGAAAGGTATTCTTTGTTCCCGGACACACCAGCGGTCATATTGCTTACTATTTTCCGCCTAGTGACGGGGAAGCAGTTGGCGAACTCTTTGCTGGTGATACCATGTTTGTCGGCGGTTGTGGGCGTTTATTTGAAGGAACGCCAAGCCAGATGGTGGACTCTTTGGGAAAATTGAAAACTTTGCCCGATCAAACTCGTCTCTGGTGTGCCCACGAATATACCCTGAAAAATTACCAGTTTGCCATTAGTGTGGAACCGAATAACCCGGTGGTGCAAAGTCGCTATCAGGAAGTGCAAAAGGCGCGTCGGGAAGGAAAAGCCACTGTTCCCTCACTCTTGGCACAAGAAAAAGAAACCAATCCCTTTCTGCGGTGGGACGATCAAAACTTACAAACGATCGCGCAAAGTCAGGATCCGGTAAAGACCTTTGGTCGCTTGCGTGGCATGAAAGACCGCTTTTAA
- a CDS encoding response regulator produces the protein MPRILVIDDDPAISELVTINLEMAGYTVEPANDGIKGQALAVQLQPDLIMLDLMLPRVDGLTVCQRLRRDDRTADIPILMLTALGQTQDKVEGFNAGADDYLTKPFEVEEMLARVRALLRRTDRIPRAAKHSEILNYGPLTLVPERFEAIWFSQTVKLTHLEFELLHCLLQRHGQTVSPSEILKEVWGYDPDDDIETIRVHIRHLRTKLEPEPRHPMYIKTVYGAGYCLELPSEVESTTETENSAALEEHK, from the coding sequence ATGCCTCGAATCCTTGTTATTGATGATGATCCTGCGATTTCAGAACTGGTTACGATTAATCTGGAAATGGCAGGCTACACAGTAGAACCCGCAAATGATGGTATTAAAGGTCAAGCCCTGGCAGTGCAACTGCAGCCGGATTTGATTATGCTTGACCTGATGCTGCCTCGCGTCGATGGTTTAACGGTATGCCAACGGTTACGGCGTGATGACCGCACGGCTGACATTCCCATCTTGATGTTGACGGCTTTGGGTCAAACTCAAGACAAAGTAGAAGGTTTTAATGCTGGTGCTGATGACTATCTCACTAAACCCTTTGAAGTTGAAGAAATGTTAGCGCGCGTGCGCGCCCTGCTGCGTCGCACTGACCGAATTCCCAGAGCCGCTAAACATAGCGAAATTCTGAATTATGGTCCCTTAACGCTTGTTCCCGAACGATTTGAAGCCATTTGGTTTAGTCAAACCGTGAAGTTGACGCATCTGGAATTTGAACTCCTGCACTGTTTGTTGCAACGTCACGGACAGACGGTTTCTCCCAGTGAAATCCTGAAAGAAGTGTGGGGATATGACCCTGATGATGATATTGAAACCATTCGGGTGCATATTCGCCATCTGCGCACTAAGCTGGAACCCGAACCCCGTCATCCGATGTATATTAAAACGGTTTATGGGGCAGGGTATTGCTTAGAACTCCCCAGCGAAGTGGAATCTACCACTGAAACTGAAAATTCTGCAGCCTTAGAAGAACATAAGTAA